The following are from one region of the Methyloprofundus sedimenti genome:
- a CDS encoding MliC family protein — MKSSKLNFAVLWLLSVFLTACAQFNESVEYMHLGLVEPVAAKTYVYECSDGYSFTANIGNNQARLFFSGQKQSITLAHAFSMFGAKFNVKQTTLWIEKDVARLEIDSVIHEDCHNNQAKAIWAHAKLNGVDFRALGNQPSWILEIVKGENIIFADFFGKTINKYLFTGAEPVIDQVARKTEFKVTNKDHTILVTIIGTPCQDTMSGESFDFSVTVDLDDKRYIGCGRSLL, encoded by the coding sequence GTGAAGTCTAGTAAATTGAATTTTGCTGTTTTATGGCTTTTATCTGTTTTTTTAACGGCATGTGCACAATTTAATGAGTCGGTTGAATATATGCATTTAGGGCTTGTTGAACCTGTTGCAGCGAAAACCTATGTTTACGAATGTTCCGATGGCTATAGCTTTACGGCTAACATAGGAAACAATCAAGCCAGGTTATTTTTTTCCGGACAGAAACAGAGCATAACATTAGCGCATGCGTTTTCAATGTTCGGTGCAAAATTCAATGTCAAACAAACGACTTTGTGGATAGAAAAAGACGTAGCCAGGCTTGAAATTGATTCAGTCATTCATGAAGACTGCCACAACAATCAGGCCAAAGCAATTTGGGCGCATGCAAAATTGAATGGTGTTGATTTCAGAGCGCTTGGTAATCAACCAAGCTGGATATTAGAAATAGTTAAAGGCGAGAATATTATCTTTGCCGATTTTTTTGGCAAAACAATAAACAAGTATCTGTTTACCGGAGCGGAACCGGTAATCGATCAGGTAGCACGTAAAACAGAGTTTAAGGTTACTAATAAAGACCATACTATATTAGTAACGATTATTGGCACACCTTGTCAGGACACTATGAGTGGCGAATCATTTGATTTCAGTGTAACCGTCGATCTAGATGATAAAAGGTATATAGGTTGTGGCCGGTCGTTACTTTAG
- a CDS encoding FMN-binding protein, giving the protein MNFFKSYRLFFSLILSLLVATPAYAKVYYSKQEAMELAFGMETQVENLSLFLKDDEVQRIQQLARVKLDSSLFTFYVGKNAGKILGYAAIESHKVRTKPETLLIVLNPQGELIQVQTLAFHEPPEYQPTARWYAQLFNLPLDELSFRAKVQGISGATLSSRAAIDSVRKVLAVYQVTIAEKQ; this is encoded by the coding sequence ATGAATTTTTTTAAAAGTTATCGCCTGTTTTTTTCTCTCATTCTGTCATTATTAGTGGCAACGCCTGCTTATGCCAAAGTTTATTACAGTAAACAAGAGGCCATGGAACTAGCTTTTGGTATGGAGACGCAGGTTGAAAATTTGTCGTTATTTCTCAAAGACGATGAAGTGCAGAGAATTCAACAATTAGCGCGAGTTAAACTAGATTCATCATTGTTTACCTTTTATGTTGGAAAAAATGCAGGCAAAATACTAGGTTATGCCGCGATAGAATCTCATAAAGTGCGCACCAAACCAGAAACTTTGCTGATTGTTTTAAACCCTCAAGGGGAGTTAATTCAAGTGCAGACCTTGGCTTTCCATGAACCACCTGAATACCAGCCAACAGCGCGGTGGTATGCGCAATTATTTAATTTACCACTTGATGAGCTAAGTTTTAGAGCCAAAGTACAGGGCATTTCCGGTGCTACATTAAGTAGTCGTGCTGCTATAGATAGTGTACGCAAGGTATTGGCCGTGTATCAAGTGACTATAGCAGAGAAACAATAA
- a CDS encoding B12-binding domain-containing radical SAM protein, protein MTQLNTPYPATAYLTGFLKLHGYDAVQRDLAIDLILNILSRSGLESLFNQIETNYADIDDEDLPDSIYHFLANYADYYQCIDAVIRFLQGKDPSLALRIASRRFLPEGPQFESLYQMEELNSEVLAQAFGSLGIQDKAKYLATLFINDIAAVIKDGVDPHFEVSRYAERLAASNPRFDDLYAALHPSEPSYTETIIAQFMQQYIAAENPDVLGISVPFPGNMLGALQAARYCKEYAPHIKITLGGGFVNTELRTLKDSRLFEYIDYVCLDDGERPLLTLLENIQAQSSELYRTYTIEAGRVVFKTSKNLHDIAQKDVGTPDYSGLPIDKYLSLCEMLNPMHRIWSDGRWNKITLAHGCYWAKCSFCDISLDYIGHYDDAGADITIQRIKTMIAATGQTGFHLVDEAAPPKALFALATKLIEQNIVITWWGNIRFEKTFTAEKCQLLADSGCIAISGGLEVASDRLLDLMQKGVSVAQVARITKAFADAGVLVHAYLMYGFPSQTEQETVDALEYVRQLMRHGCIQSAYWHRFAATIHSPVGLNPGAYGIELIANENVLFAENDIDYIDSVETDHEMLGLGLKKALYNYMHNTGFEYPVSFWFEQPVSETGIAGNYIDRCLY, encoded by the coding sequence ATGACCCAACTTAATACACCGTATCCAGCAACGGCGTATTTAACCGGTTTTTTAAAACTACATGGTTATGATGCGGTACAACGCGATTTGGCGATAGACCTGATATTAAATATCTTGTCGCGGTCTGGACTGGAATCTTTATTCAACCAGATTGAAACAAATTACGCAGATATTGATGATGAAGATTTGCCCGATAGTATTTATCATTTTTTAGCGAATTATGCCGATTATTATCAATGTATCGATGCTGTTATTCGTTTTTTGCAGGGTAAAGATCCAAGCTTAGCTTTACGTATCGCCTCACGCCGATTTTTACCGGAAGGCCCGCAATTTGAATCGCTGTATCAAATGGAAGAGCTGAACAGTGAAGTGTTAGCTCAGGCTTTTGGTTCACTGGGTATTCAGGATAAGGCAAAATATCTGGCTACTTTATTTATTAATGATATTGCAGCTGTGATTAAAGATGGGGTCGATCCACATTTTGAAGTCTCACGCTATGCAGAACGACTCGCCGCTTCCAATCCTCGGTTTGATGATTTATATGCCGCATTACATCCCTCTGAGCCTAGCTATACCGAGACAATTATTGCGCAATTTATGCAGCAATACATCGCTGCAGAAAACCCTGACGTACTAGGCATTAGCGTACCGTTTCCAGGAAATATGCTGGGTGCATTACAGGCAGCAAGATACTGCAAGGAATATGCTCCGCATATTAAAATTACCCTGGGTGGGGGGTTTGTAAACACCGAATTACGTACCTTAAAAGACTCCCGTTTGTTTGAATATATAGATTACGTTTGTCTTGATGACGGCGAACGGCCTTTATTAACATTATTAGAAAATATACAGGCACAAAGCAGTGAACTGTATAGAACCTACACTATAGAAGCAGGGCGGGTTGTTTTTAAAACCAGTAAAAACTTACATGATATTGCCCAAAAAGACGTAGGAACGCCGGATTATAGTGGTTTGCCAATCGATAAATACCTGTCCTTATGTGAAATGCTTAACCCTATGCATCGCATCTGGAGCGATGGCCGCTGGAATAAAATTACCCTAGCACATGGCTGTTATTGGGCCAAATGCAGCTTTTGTGATATTAGTCTGGATTATATAGGTCATTATGATGATGCCGGGGCTGATATTACCATCCAGCGCATCAAAACAATGATTGCCGCAACAGGCCAGACCGGGTTTCATCTTGTCGATGAAGCAGCACCTCCTAAAGCGCTGTTTGCCCTGGCGACAAAATTAATAGAACAAAATATCGTGATCACCTGGTGGGGCAATATACGCTTTGAAAAAACCTTTACAGCAGAAAAATGCCAGTTATTAGCTGATTCCGGTTGTATTGCCATCAGCGGTGGATTGGAAGTCGCTTCTGATAGGCTGTTAGACTTAATGCAAAAAGGCGTTAGTGTTGCTCAGGTTGCCAGAATTACCAAAGCCTTTGCGGATGCAGGTGTTTTAGTACATGCCTATCTGATGTATGGATTTCCCAGTCAGACAGAACAGGAAACAGTCGATGCTTTAGAATACGTCAGGCAATTAATGCGGCATGGCTGTATCCAGTCCGCCTATTGGCACCGTTTTGCGGCGACTATCCACAGTCCAGTTGGATTAAATCCAGGTGCTTATGGCATAGAACTGATCGCGAACGAAAATGTTTTATTTGCTGAAAATGATATTGATTATATCGATTCAGTTGAGACTGATCATGAAATGCTTGGCCTGGGTTTAAAGAAAGCTTTGTACAATTATATGCACAATACGGGCTTTGAATACCCTGTTTCCTTCTGGTTTGAACAGCCAGTATCGGAAACGGGGATAGCGGGAAATTATATTGACAGATGTTTGTATTGA